A window of Aquibium oceanicum genomic DNA:
GGAAGGGACTATCCGGACATCGGGACACGGGACAATGACGTTCTTGAGCAGCATCTTCGGTTGCGCCTGCGCAATCCGCGAGTTCGTGATGCCTACCTATCGGCCGGAGCGCTACTACATGCGCGGCCCTGGACCGGCCTGCGCACGTCGCCAGGGTCGCGTCGCCGCCGATTCGCGGGTGCGTTTCTCCTGATCGGATCGATCAGCCGAGACCATCGAAGAGCGCGGTCGACAGGTAGCGCTCGGCGAAGGACGGGATGATGACGACCATGGTCTTGCCGGCGTTCTCGGCGCGGCTTCCCACGATCACCGCCGCCTGAAGCGCCGCGCCCGACGAGATTCCGACCGGCACCCCCTCGATCCTGGCAAGTAGCCGCGCATTGGCGAAGGCGTCTTCGTTGGAGACGGCGATCACCTCGTCGTAGACGGAGGTGTCGAGGATCTTCGGCGCGAACCCTGCACCAATGCCCTGGATCTTATGCGGTCCCGGCTGGCCGCCGGACAGAACCGGAGAGGCCTCCGGCTCGACGGCGACCACCTTCAGCCCCGGTCGGCGCTGCTTCAGCACCTGCCCGACGCCCGTGATAGTGCCGCCCGTCCCGATGCCTGACACGAAGATGTCGACCTCGCCGCCAGTGTCGTTCCAGATCTCCTCGGCGGTGGTCCTGCGGTGGATGTCCGGGTTCGCCGGATTCTCGAACTGCTGCGGTATGACCGAGCCGGGGATGGTCGACTTGAGCTCCTCGGCCTTGGCGATCGCCCCCTTCATGCCTTTCGGGCCTTCGGTCAGCACGAGTTCGGCGCCGAGCAGCGCCAGCATCTTGCGGCGCTCGATGGACATGGTCTCCGGCATCGTCAGGATCAGGCGATAGCCCTTGGCCGCAGCCGCGAAGGCCAGCGCGATGCCGGTGTTGCCGGAGGTCGGCTCGATCAAAGTCGTCTCGCCCGGCTTGATGCGGCCATCTGCTTCCATGGCATCGATCATCGCGACGCCGATGCGATCCTTGACGCTGGCTATGGGGTTGAAGAACTCGAGCTTGGCGAGAAGGTTGGCGACGATGCCTTTTTCCTTCGCGAACTTGTCCAGCCGCACGATGGGCGTGTCGCCGATCGTTTCGGTGATGGAGGAGTAGATCCGCCCCCGTCCCGGCTTGCGTGCATTCTCGTTGGCGTCGCTCATGTCGTTCCTCCATCGACCCGCGGGAGGTCGTTCGACGCTACGAAACCCCAATGGCCGCTTTTCGGCAAGGAATAGTTTTCTACGGATGAGCGTCAAAGCGAAAGCGGCGCCGAGGGAAAACCCCGACGCCGCATCCGCCGCCGCTGGAGTCGATCCGCTACTCCGCGGCGGAACGCTTTTCCGAAGTCCCCTCGACGGCCTCGACGATCGCCTCGACGAAGGCGTCGAGATCGCCGGGGTTGCGCGCGGTGATGAGATTGCCGTCGCGCACGGTTTCGGAATCTTCCCACTTCGCACCGGCATTGATCATGTCGGTCCTGATCGAGTGGTACGAGGTCGCACGCTTGCCCTTCACGAGGTCCGCCTCGATGAGCAGCCATGGCGCGTGGCAGACGGCCGCGACCGGCTTGCCGGCGCGGGCGAAGGCCTTCACGAAATCGATCGCCTTCTTCTCGACGCGCAGCAGATCGGGGTTGATCTGCCCGCCCGGCAGGACGATGGCGTCGTAGTCGGAGGCATTAGCCTGATCCAGGACGCGATCAACGGTCACGGGCTCGCCCCAATCCTTCTTGTCCCACCCCTTGATCTCGCCGCTCTCCAGCGAGACGACGTCGACGGTTGCGCCCGCCTGCCGCAGTTTCGACAGCGGGACCTCGAGCTCGGACTGCTCGAAGCCGTTGGTGGCGAGGATCGCGATCCTCGATTGCGCGATGTCGGGCATGATCTTGCTCCTGCTGAATGGTAACGCAGGAGAACGCCCCAGATGCGCTTTTGTTCGGTGCCCGTCGAGGAACAGTCGTCAGTCGGAAAACAGCGCCTGCAGACGGGCAAAGGAAGTGCCCTTGCGCGAGAAGTCGACTGTGCCCTCGTCCAGCATCTCCCGCGCCGCCGCCTCGACGGCGCCGAAGGCTGCGGTCGTAAGCTTCGAGCCGAGCGAAATACGTTTGGCGCCGGCTTCCGCGAGGTCGCGGACGGAAAATCCCGGAACCGCGAGGATGTTGACCGGCTTCGTGAGCGCCGAACAGACCGCCTTCACCTGATCGATGCTGGTGAGTCCGGGCGCGTAGAGCACGTCCGCTCCGGCCTCTTCGAAGGCTCTCAGGCGGCGGATCGTGTCGTCGAGATCGGACCGGTCGTGCAGGAAGTTCTCCGCTCGCGCCGTAAGCACGAAGTCGCGCCGAAGCGATCGTGCCGCTTCACTCGCCGCTGCCACACGCTCTACCGCATGCTGAAACTCGTAGATCGCGTTCGTTTCGTCGCCGGAAAAATCCTCGATCGAGCAGCCGGCGAGACCGGCGGCTTCGGCTGCGAACACCGTTTCGGCGGCGGAATCCGGCGTGTCGCCCTTTCCGTTCTCCAGATCGGCCGAGACGGGCAGGTCGGTGGCCGCGACGAGTTCCTTGCAATGCGCGATCATCTCGTCGAACGGGATGCCGCCGTCAGGCCGGCCGCGCGCAAAGGCATAGCCGGCGCTGGTGGTGGCCAGTGCCTTGAAGCCGAGCGAGGCGAGGAATTTCGCGGTGCCGACATCCCAGGGATTGGGAATGACGAACGCGTCCGCCGACGTATGCAGCGCGCGGAAGACCGCGCCGATGTCCCTGCTCTTGTCCATGGCCGTCCCTGAATCCGTGAAC
This region includes:
- the cysK gene encoding cysteine synthase A, encoding MSDANENARKPGRGRIYSSITETIGDTPIVRLDKFAKEKGIVANLLAKLEFFNPIASVKDRIGVAMIDAMEADGRIKPGETTLIEPTSGNTGIALAFAAAAKGYRLILTMPETMSIERRKMLALLGAELVLTEGPKGMKGAIAKAEELKSTIPGSVIPQQFENPANPDIHRRTTAEEIWNDTGGEVDIFVSGIGTGGTITGVGQVLKQRRPGLKVVAVEPEASPVLSGGQPGPHKIQGIGAGFAPKILDTSVYDEVIAVSNEDAFANARLLARIEGVPVGISSGAALQAAVIVGSRAENAGKTMVVIIPSFAERYLSTALFDGLG
- a CDS encoding isocitrate lyase/PEP mutase family protein; the protein is MDKSRDIGAVFRALHTSADAFVIPNPWDVGTAKFLASLGFKALATTSAGYAFARGRPDGGIPFDEMIAHCKELVAATDLPVSADLENGKGDTPDSAAETVFAAEAAGLAGCSIEDFSGDETNAIYEFQHAVERVAAASEAARSLRRDFVLTARAENFLHDRSDLDDTIRRLRAFEEAGADVLYAPGLTSIDQVKAVCSALTKPVNILAVPGFSVRDLAEAGAKRISLGSKLTTAAFGAVEAAAREMLDEGTVDFSRKGTSFARLQALFSD
- a CDS encoding type 1 glutamine amidotransferase domain-containing protein, whose translation is MPDIAQSRIAILATNGFEQSELEVPLSKLRQAGATVDVVSLESGEIKGWDKKDWGEPVTVDRVLDQANASDYDAIVLPGGQINPDLLRVEKKAIDFVKAFARAGKPVAAVCHAPWLLIEADLVKGKRATSYHSIRTDMINAGAKWEDSETVRDGNLITARNPGDLDAFVEAIVEAVEGTSEKRSAAE